From the genome of Candidatus Atribacteria bacterium ADurb.Bin276:
GTTGTTAAAAAATGAGTCCTCTCTTTTCAATCGGAAAGATTTTGGAAACTCTACCCTTCAAAAAATTGCCTTATGCCCTGGTAGTGGTGGAAGCCTTCTTGATAAAGTGATTTTGGAAAAAGCGGAGGTTTATATAAGTGGTGATTTAAGTCACCATGAAATTGAAGAGTTAAAACTCTATCAAATTGAATATATTCCAGTTCCTCACGGAGACGGAGAAAGACTCGGGTTAAAGATGATCTTTGCAAATCTTAAAAACTCTGCTCTTGAGCACTTGCCTGAGGTAGTGTTTCTTTTTGAGGATGAACTAGACGGAGAAGACTCCAAAATCTCGGGTTAAATACGAAAACTTAATAGTAGTACCAGCAGTTTTTTGTAGATTTTATTGACAAAACCATAGATTAACCATCACAATAAAGGAAGATTTTTTACCTTAGGAGGTTGCCTTTGCTCAATATCTTCGAATGCCTAACTCATCTCCAAAATCTCGATGGAATTATCCTCAATCAAAAAAAGAAAATTACCCAAAAGAATGAAGAAATTCGAAAAACACAACAAAATATCGAAAACAAAAAAATAGAGTGGGAAGACTACCGAAAGGTATATGACAAAGAAAGAATTGAATTATCTCGGTTAGAGCTGGAGCTTAAAGATGTTGAGGAAAAATTAAATAAATCGCAAAATCGGCTATATAGTGGCGATGTTCAGTCTGGGAAGGAACTGAGCCAATGGAAGTCGACCATGGAAAACTACGAAAAAACCAAATCTAATCTTGAAGATTATGTCATTAATCAAATTGATAAAATCGAGGAAATGAGAATTAAAGAAAAGGAAAAAGAACATCAACTTTTCATTCAACGATTTGAAAAAGATATTGTAAGTCTAAAAAAAGATATTGAGAAAATTAAATCTGACCTTGCCAACAATATTCAGCTGAGAACCGAGGCCATCCAGAATATCCCTGAAGAGGTCCTTTCTCTATATGAGGAGTTACGGAAGAAATTTTCTGATCCAGTTGTGGAAATGGATGGTGATACTTGCCGAGGATGTCATTTGGGACTTCCCTCCTCGGTTGCCAAGAGAGTAAGAAAAAAAGAAGAGATTATTCAATGTCCAAACTGCCAACGTTTAATTTTCTATAAGTAGTTTTTGAAGAATCCATTTTCTTTTCCGCTTAATCTCAAGAAAACTGGTTTGTCTATATTGATCATAAATTTCTTCTTCGATATAGTCTTGATTTTCAAGAGAAACCCTCCTACCAATTGGTGGTATCAGATAAAAAATAAAAACATATACTCAATAACCAAATCCCGAACCATCTCCCTTTATCCAAAGGGAGAGATCTTTATGCGGATTTCTCTTTTTCGTAATTTCGTAATTCATAAATTTTATTCAACTCACGACTCACATCTCACGACTTAATGGATTTATGGATAGTGTATAATAATAAAGGGAAGGTCAGGCAACCGCAGGCGAAAAACCTGAGGAAAGTCCGAACTCCACAGAGCAAGGTACTGGATAACGTCCAGCGAGGGTAACCTCGGGAAAGTG
Proteins encoded in this window:
- a CDS encoding putative zinc ribbon domain protein is translated as MLNIFECLTHLQNLDGIILNQKKKITQKNEEIRKTQQNIENKKIEWEDYRKVYDKERIELSRLELELKDVEEKLNKSQNRLYSGDVQSGKELSQWKSTMENYEKTKSNLEDYVINQIDKIEEMRIKEKEKEHQLFIQRFEKDIVSLKKDIEKIKSDLANNIQLRTEAIQNIPEEVLSLYEELRKKFSDPVVEMDGDTCRGCHLGLPSSVAKRVRKKEEIIQCPNCQRLIFYK